The Sedimentibacter sp. zth1 DNA segment GTATTTTGTAAAAGTAGAAGGAAAAGTAACAGACAAGGATAAAAAAGCATTTGCACAAGGAGTAAGATTTTTAGATGATGACTACAAAACTATGCCAGCCAAACTTGAAATAATAGTATCAGATGATATATCTGAGTGCAATATAACTATAAAAGAAGGCAAATTTCACCAAGTGAAAAGAATGTTTGAAGCAGTAAACAAGCGCGTCATTTACTTAAAAAGGATGAGCATGGGACCTATACAATTAGATGAAAGTGTTGAATTAGGTGATTATAGAGAACTTACAGAAAAAGAATTAGAGCTTTTAGCACAATACATTGATTAACAATTTACCCCCCCCCCTACCCTAAAAGGAAAGGGGTTGTTTTTTCTCAACTGTAATATTACTGTAATAATAAAGCAATCTTAATATGATATCATAATAATGTAAATATGTGGTGCACTAAGTACAATATATTACAGCTTTGTTACAATGCTCATTAGAGTGTTGACTTAACAAATCTATATTGATATAATTTGTACGTTAGCGTGCTAACAAAAAATTAAATTTAATATTTCTTAGGAGGAAACAATAATGAAAAAAGTATTATCATTAGTAGTGATAATCGCTATGGTTCTTTCAAGCATGAGTTTTGCATTTGCTTCTACATTTGAAGACGTAGATGCTGAAAATGAAAAATTAGTAGAAGCTACTAATTTATTAAACTCATTAGGAATCATAAAAGGTTATGAAGATGGTTCATTCAAACCAGAAAAAACAGTTAAAAGAGCTGAAATGGCAAAAATGCTAATCGTAGCATTAGGTTATGGGGAGATAGCAAGTGATACACCTATTTTCACAGATTGCCAAACTCACTGGGCTAAAGGATACATAGCTTTAGCTAATGATTTAGGAATAATCGAAGGTAAAGGAAACGGAATCTTTGATCCAGAAGCTCCTGTAACTTACGAACAAGCTGCAACAATGTTATTAAGAGCATTAGGTTATACAAATGAGTCAGTTAATGGCGGAAAATCTGATGTATATAACGGAGCAGCATATAGAACAAGAGCTTTAAACTTAAATTTATTCAAAGATTTTAGTTTAACAGGAATGAAAGACGGAGCAAATAGAGGCGATATCGCTTTAATGCTTAACAGAAACCTTTCAAATTCAAAAGTATATACTGGAGATAACGGTAGATTCGTTATTGAAAAAGATGAAAATAACAATCCAGTTAAGTTATTATCTGCAATAGCAGAAAAAGTACCAATGACAGTTACTGCTAAAAATGTTGCTGATAACAAAATAGTTGATTTATCATCATACTTATATCAAACTATTGTAGCATATGTTAAGGATGGATCTGTAGTATTTGTTGAAGATGTTACTTCTGCAACTAAAAGCGGTTATTTAACAAATGCTAATGTAGCTGATGTTAAATTATATGGTATAGATGATGTATATGCTATAGAAAAAGCTGAAGCTCCAGTATTTTATAACAATGCAGAAGCTGAATACAAAGATGTAAAATCAGTTTTAGCTGGCTCTGTAGTTAAATTAGTATTAAATGATGACGAAAAAGTTATAGGAATTATAGCTGACGAAGAAACATCAGCTGATTTCATTACTTCTGAGTATAGAACTAACTCTACATTATTAGGAACTAAAATTTATTTACCAACAAAATCAAATAAAGTTGATTTATCAAAAGTTACTGTAACAGGTGCTGTAAATGATATCAATGATATTGAAGTTGGTGACGTTGTTAAAGCTTATGCTTCATTAAACAACACACAAGTTGAATTATTAGTAGTAAGAGATAGCATCGAAGGTAAAGTTATAAAAACTAATACTGCAAAAGATGAAGTATACGTAGATACAATTGGTGAATACAGAGATGTTGTTATTGGAACTATAGAAATAGGTTCTGAAGGTACATTCTATTTTGACGAAGATGGAAACATATTCCAATTCGTTGGAAAAAATATAGCTGTAGCTCAAGAATATCAAGTAGTAACTGTAGCTACAGATGCTACATTATTAAATGGTGCAGGTAGTACTTTGGTATTATTTGATAAAGCTACTATAAAAGTTATGAATGCTGCTGGAGAAGTTGAAAAATATAAATTAGCTAAAGATGCTACATTAAACTATGTTGATGCTGATCACGCAGGAACTGAAGCATATGACGTAGCTACAGGTGTTAACAACATAGCTGTTGGAACAATAGTTACTGGTTTAACATTAAATGATGATGAAGAAGTTACAAATGTAACTACTGAAGCATTAGTAGCTGGAAACAAAACTATCAATGCTACTAAATCTACTTTCGTTGCAGCTTCTGACTTAGTAATATTTAATGAAATAAATACAGCTGATGGTAATGTTTATGTTGCAAACACATTAGAACAATTACAAGCAAAAGGTGATATTGCTCAAACAAACTTTAAATATATAACTAATGAAATAGGCGAATATTCTGTAATCTTTGTTACAGGAACTACAGTTGTGGACGCTAAATCAACATTTGGTTTAATTGCTTCTCAACAAGTAGTTCTTAATGGTGATTTAAAACCAGTTCAAGAGTTAGTTGTTTATATTAACGGTGAGGCAGTTACTTATGTAACATCTACAGATGTAGCTACTCAAACTGTTGGAAAAGATATCAAATCATTATCTATTTCAGATGGTGTTATAGTAGGTGTTGCTGATTCTGGATTATTTGTAACTCCAGTTAGCAATACAACAACTTCAACTGCAATATCTTCTGTAGTTGGAACAAGATTCCAAACTGAAGCTAATTCAGAATGGTACTTCATGGATGAAAATGCACCAGTTTATATAGTAGATAAAGATGGTGAATTCGTACGTGTTGCTTCTTTACAAGATATTACTGCATTAGATGTAGATGTACAAATATATCATGATGCAAGCAATATTGTAAGTGCAATAGTTATTTCTTTAAAATAGTTTAAAAATAAACATTAAAAATAACCAGTATAATTCATACTGGTTATTTTTTTATGCTCTTTGTCAATAGTTGGGTTGAGAATGGAATAAATTCTTATTCTGACAGGGCAAAGAGCTATTTTAATGTTTAATAAAATTTTACTAGCATTGAAATGTACTTGTATTAAAAATTCTTTTTATTACTTTGGTACTAAATATTGACAAAATAAGTTATAACTAGTATGATTGGTATATAACGATAATTGAAATAAAGGAGTGGATTTAGTGAAAAAGTTTAAATTTATTTCTCTCGTACTTTCAATAGCTTTAATTTTCTCATCATTTAGCTTCGCATTTGCTGTCGAATTTCCAAGAGATGAAGTAGAAGAGGTATCTAATACTAGTTATATGAACGAAAGTATAACGGTAATAGTAGAATTAGAGGAAAATCCTCTTTTGATGTACAAAGATGCAGTTACAAATGGTGCGAAAGAATTTCTAGAAACACAAGATGCAAAAGGAGTAAGAGATGACATAATTAGTGCTCAAGGAGTAGTTAAAAATGAAATACTTGAAAATGTTAACTCTAATGCTACCTTTAAGTACTCATATACAAATACCTTGAATGGTTTTGTAGCTAATATTCAAAGAAAAGATATAGCTAAAATTAAAAGTATACAAGGTGTTAAAAACTTGTATATAGATGTTACATACGATGTTCCAGAACCTCAAATGTCAACAGCAGGTGGCATGGTTTCAGCTCCTAGTACTTGGAAATTAGGATTAAAAGGTGAAGGTACTGTTGTTGCTGTTATTGATACAGGTATAGATTATGACCATGAATATATGGTTTTATCAGATGATACATCAGTTAAAATAACTAATACTAGTTATGCTGATGTTATATCTGGATTGAATGCAAGCAAATTAGTAGAAAATTTACAAGTTAGTGATGTTTACTATAACAGAAAATTTCCTTACGCATTTGACTATGCAGATGCAGATATAGATGCAACTGCCGAAGGTAGTGAACATGGTGTGCATGTTGCTGGTATAGTTGCTGCAAACGGAACTGTTGCAAGTGAAACAAATGACAATTTACACACTGATATTATATTTGATGGAGTTGCTCCAGAGGCACAAATTGTAGTAATGAAAGTATTTCCTAGCAAGGATTCTGGCGCAAAGACAAGTGATACATTAGCAGCAATAGAAGATGCTATAACACTTGGTGTTGATGCAATGAATCTAAGCTTAGGTAGTACTGCAGGATTCACATTCCTTGAAGGAGAAGACCTTGTACCTTATGAATATGAATATACCTTTGAAAGAGCAAGAAATGCAGGAATTCTACTTTCAGTATCAGCAGGAAATGAAAACAGAATTGGTCAAGAAAGTTATCTTGACTATGTAGGAGGATTGCAATATCCAACACCATTAAATGTTGATTCCGGTTTAGTAGGTTCACCAGGACTTAAATACCATACAACTTGTATAGCAAGTGTTGAAAACGTTACTAATACTTTACCTTATATTTATCAGCCAAACATAGATTTAAGATTAAAATATGCTGATATATCAGAAGGTACAGGAAATGGAATTGAATTTTTAGAAAATTTTGATGGACAAACGTTAGAATACGTTAATTGTGGTATAGGTTTAAGTAGTGATTTTGCTGGAATAGAATTGGACGGAAAATTAGCACTTATTCAAAGAGGAGAAATAAGCTTTGCTGAAAAGGTTGCTAATGCAACAAGCTATGGTGCAATAGGTGCTATAGTTTATAATAATAAAGATGAAGATAAATTATTTAATATGTCTGGAACAGAATTATTATCAATACCATCATGCTTTATATTTATGCAAGATGGATTGTCAATGGCAGATGCTGAAGTTAAAACAATTTCAGTGAGTAAAAGTTATGTGGGTCAATTTATAAGCCCTATGGGTTATAAAATGAGCTCATTTACATCATGGGGATGTACACCTGATTTAAAATTAAAACCAGAGTTAACAACTCCAGGTGGACAGATATTTAGTACATTACCAGAAAATAAATATGGCTCAATGAGCGGTACATCAATGGCTGCACCAAATGCTGCTGGTGGTATGGCATTAATGCAACAATATGTAAAAGAAGATAAAGATGAAAAATTTGCAAAATTCAACTCAGAACAAAGAGCTGATATCATAGAAAATTTATTGATGAGTACAGCATGGACTCTTAGAGATGAATATGGTGAAGAATATTCTCCAAGAAGACAAGGCGCTGGATTAATGAATGTTGAGGCTGCAGTTAAAAGTGATGTATATGCAGTTAATGAAGATAGTGGAAAAGCAAAAGTTGAATTATTTGATAAAATAGGTGATAATTTTAACATTGAGTTTGATTTAGTCAATTTATCAGATAAACCTTATTCATATGAATTGGCAGGATCTATCTTTTCAGAATATGCAGCAAATGCAGGACCATGTTATCTAACACTTTCTTCAATAAGTTATTTGGAAAATAGTATAATGGCTGTTGATGGACACAGAATTAACGCAGTTGGTGCAACTACAGCTTCTGCTATAACAGGTAGTGCTATAGTTACAGCTACTCCAAATTCAACTACTCATGTTACTGTAAATGTAAATTTGAGTGATAGTGACACAGAATATTTATATAGTCAATTTGAAAACGGATTTTTTGTAGAAGGATTTATTGAACTATTATCATTAGAAACTGCGCCTGATTTAAGTATACCTTATATGGGATTCTACGGCGACTGGACAGATGCACCAGTTATAGATGGTTCATATTATTATGATTCATCTCTACTTGATTTCTATTATACAAACTCATATGCATATAATTATGGCTACGATGAGGAAACAGGTGTACCTGTTGGATATTATAGACTAGGAAGTAATGGTTATGCAAGTAATAATGAAAATTATTCATGTGATTACAGTTGGATAGGTTTTTCACCAAATGGCGATGGATACTTAGACGAAATGGGATGGAGATTGAACCTATTAAGAAATGCAAAAGAATTAGATGTAAAAATAGTAAATAGTAAAAATAAGGATGTAAGAACTTTATTAAGGGATACCTATTATAATAAAGCATACTTCTATGCAAATGGTGGTTTTCTAACAACAGAAGATTTACCTTTGTGGGATGGTAAAGATGACAGGGGTGAATTATTACCAGATGGTCAATATTATTATGTAATTAGTGCAAAAATAGATTATGAGGGCGCTGATTATGACGTGAAAAAAATACCTGTAAAATTAGATACACAAGGCCCTTCAGTGTCAAATGTACATTTTGACTTAGAAACAATGACTGTTGAATTTGATGCAATAGACGAGGGATATGTATCTTATGCAGACGCTTATGATTTAAATGGTAAAGATTGTGATGAACAGATTGTATCAGCACCTGATAAAACAGTACACTTTGAATTTGACATTACTGATTTTGATAAAAATAATACAGTATTAGTTATTGGAGATTGTGCTGGAAATGAATCTAGAATATTAGCTGAAGAAGTAGACATTATAGTTATTCCACCAACACCAACACCAACACCAACACCAAACCCAACACCAACACCGACACCAACAGAGCCTGAAGAACCTACACCTTCATTAGATGAAGAAGTAGTAGTTGAAGCTCCAAGTAGCTCAATTAAAACTGAAGTTGTAGAAGAAATAGCAAACATTGGTATTAGTGAAGATGTTGCTGACTTGATAAAAGATGGAAAATCAGATACATTAGATATAAAAATTGACGCAGTTGAAGGTACTAAAGGAATTAAAATAAATATTCCTGCAGGAGTTGTTGATGAATTATCTTCAAATGGTATGTTAGTAAGATTATCATATGGGGAATTAGCAAGTTTTGAACTAGATGATTTAGGTACTGGTGCATTAGATATTGTTATGAATAATGTTGAAGCTATACAATCTGATAGTATTTATACACCAACTGAATTTAATTACGATATAGAAGTACTACAAGATGGAATAGTTATAGATAGTGCTAACAATAATATAAAAATAGAATTATCAGTAAAAGGTTTAGAAGATGCAAGTAAAGCAGGAGTATATACAGTAGATGAAGCAGGTAACATAGAATATGTTATGACATACTTAAATGGTGATATAATATCATTCTATCCACCACACTTCAGTCAATACTCAGTTATGGTTTACAACAAAACATTTGATGATATAAAAGGACATTGGGCTCAAACTTATATTGAAGACATGGCTTCAAAACATATTGTAAATGGAAAAACTGAAACTACATTTGCTCCACAAGATACAATAACAAGAGCTGAATTCGTTACAATGGTAGTAAGAGCATTAGCATTAGAAGGCGAAGGACAAAGTGAATTTGCGAACATGACAGGAAATGAATGGTATGCAAATAATATGTCACTTGCAAAAGATGCTGGTTTAATAGACGGCGAAAACTACAATGCAACTGGTATAATTTCTCGAGTTGAAATGGCAGAAATTATATCAAAAGCTCATGCTATATTAAACGGTGTCGAAGTTAAATTCGATGGAAAACTTAAATTTACAGACGTAGAAAGTGATTCCGAATATGCCAAATTCATAGGTTATGCTGTTGAAAATGGATTAATCAATGGTTTCCCTGGAGATCTATATAGACCAGTAGAAAACACAACAAGAGCACAAGCTATGACTGTAATACACAAATTATTAAATAAATAGTTTAAAAACAAAATATGTAAACAAAAAAACTGATTTCTAATTTCTAGAAATCAGTTTTTTATTTCAAAAATTACTTTTATTAAAACCAATATTTCTTGATTAATACAACCATAACACCAATCATTCCACCTATAACACCACCAATTACAGTATTCAAACTTGTACTTGGGCTTGTCTTATGAGAAGGGGCAATAGGTTCAGAAGGTAAATAAATATTTGTTTCAGTCACTTGGCAAAACTCCATTGACAAATCCTTTTCAGATAATTTATCCTGTATACTATTTAATTCATTTAAATAATTGCAATATTTAGTTATGTTTAAATGCATAGAGTTTATAGTTTGTTGATTAGCTATTATGTTAGCTTCAACCTTTGTATAATTTTCGTTTATTGCGTTTTCCAAAACAACATAATCTAGTGTAGTTGTATCAATATCTTTTATAGCTTCTTTTGAATTAATTGTTTTAGGAATAGTATTTAAAAGTTCAATATTTTTTTCTAAAAGAGATTCAGTTCTCTCCAAGCTCTCAATACCTTTATTTTTTGCTGTAGTAAATATAATTGAAAAATGTTCTGCACATTTGTTTTTTATTGTTAAGTCCATAAATTCTATGTAGTTATTGTATAAACACTGTGCTAGTTTTAAACTTTCTTCTTTGTTGTTTGCTGCAACCTTAATGTAAAATTGATTAGGTTTCTTATCATCTTTGTTTACGCTTATCCTTGACACAAGATTGTCAACAGAGACCTTGCTATCATCGTAACCCATATCCTTAATTGTTTTTATCAAGACATCATTACTTTTTATGAGCTCTATATATTGCTCGTTTGTTGTCATGAGTAGTTTATAATCGCCGTATTTAGTGGCTATAGTATCAGGCATGTTTATTAAAATACTTAGTTTAGTCTCATATACAGGGTCAACTATAAACATTGTTATAAGGCAGGTTAATATTGCTATAATTAATGCAAAAGCAATAATCACCTTTTTCCCTTTCCAAATAGTAACAAATAAATCTTTTAAATCTATTTCATCACTATGCTTATCAACTTGTAAATTTTCATCCATTGGCAAAGTTCCTCCATTACTTTTATCTATATAATTATATCAATATAATGATGTAAAATCAAACATAAATTAAGAGAAATGTATAAATGTAACACATATTGATTTTATTAGTTGTATTAATAAATATTCAAGTAAAACATTATAAGTTGATTGTAATATTTCAATTTGTAATAACTGGATATATTTAGAAAAATAATATTGACAAATACTTAGTGGAAGTGTTAAACTAATAAAAGTTCAGTAAATGAACTGTTTTATATTTATTGAAAGGAGGGCTCGTGATAGTACAATATAAAAGTTTGAATTCAAATTATGAATATTTTATCATGAATGAAATACTAGATAATGAGAATATAAGTCAGCGAGAACTCTCAAGAAAATTAGGAGTGTCTTTAGGAACTGCTAATGTATTAATTAACAAAATGATCACAGAAGGCATAATTAAAATGGAACATGTATCTCAAAAACAGGTAGCTTACATGTTAACGCCTGTTGGAATGATGGAAAAAACAAAAAAAACAATTAGTTATTTAAAGGGGCACTATCGTGTTATTTATGAAACTAAAGAAAAAGTAAAAGTTGTTTTGGATGAGTTGACTCTAAAATATGAAAATGTATTAATATTAAAAGTTAAAGATGAAATGGGCGAGATAATAAAACTTGCTGTTACAGAATATAAATCAAAAGATAAATCTAAAAAAATAAAAATGATTAGTGAAAATTATAACTTTGAATCAATTGATGGGCAGAAGATTAAAGATACAGTTTTACTATATGCGATCGAAAATCAAGAATTGGTGGATAAAAAATTAAAAACAAATAATATTACAATTGTTAATTTGTTGGAAAGATTATAGATTTAGTAGAAAGTTGGATTAATTACCAACCAACTAAAAGGAGGCTTGACTTTTATGGCTGAAAAGATATGGCTTGCTTCACCTCATATGAGCGATGAAGGATATGAAATGGAATATGTTAAACAAGCTTTTGATACAAATTGGATTGCACCACTAGGTCCTAATGTTAATGAGTTTGAGAAAGAATTAGCGGCTAAAGTAGGTATTGGACATGCTGCCGCATTGGCTTCAGGAAGTGCAGCTATTCATTTAGCACTTAGGGCTGCTGGGGTTGGACAAGATGATATCGTGTTTTGTCAAGATCTTACATTTTCGGCTACAGCTAACCCTATTATATATCAAAATGCAAAACCGGTATTTATAGATAGCGATTATAAAACTTGGAATATGGATCCTGAAGCATTAGAGAAAGCTTTTGAGAAGTATCCACAAGTTAAAGCAGTGTTAGTTGTTCATTTATATGGATTATCTGCTGATATGGATAAGATAGTTGAGATATGTAAAAAGCATAATGTAGCATTAATTGAAGATGCTGCTGAGTCTTTAGGAACTTACTATAAAGGAAAACATACTGGTACTTTTGGTGACTATGGAATCTTTTCTTTTAATGGTAACAAGATCATCACTACTTCTGGTGGTGGAATGTTAGTCTCTAATAATGAAGATAAGATTAGTAAAGCTAGGTTTTGGGCTACACAGTCTAGAGACAAAGCAAGGCATTATCAGCATTCAGAGTTAGGATTCAATTATAGAATGAGTAATATAGTTGCTGGTATTGGTAGAGGACAGCTTAAAGTATTGGATCAAAGAGTTGAGAAGAAGAAATACATATATGAGTTTTATAAAAGAGAATTAGGTGGGCTTGATGGTATTACAATGATGCCTGTGAATGATTGGGATGATCCAAATTATTGGTTATCATGTATTACTTTAAATGGTAAGATTAGACCTATAGATGTTATGGAAGCATTAGAGAAAGATAATATAGAATCGAGACCTATCTGGAAGCCGATGCATATGCAGCCTTTCTTTGCCGAATATGATTACGTAGGTGGAGATGTAGGCGAGAAGTTGTTTAAAAATGGTGTTTGCTTGCCATCTGATACGAAGATGACGGATGAGGATCTTGAGAGAATATGTGGGATTATAAAGGGATTGTGGGTACAAAAAACCTATAAAGAGGAAGTTGCTAGTACAAAGTAGGTGGTGATTGTAGATGAGAACTATTAATTTATTTATAAAAAGGATAATTGATTTTTTGGGAAGTCTAATCGGCATGATTATTATCTCACCGGTACTAATAATTATTGCAATATCAATTAAACTGACTTCAAAAGGTTCAGTGTTTTTTAGACAGAAACGACTTGGTGAAAATGGGAAAGTGTTTAAAATTCTTAAGTTTAGGACAATGGTTGTGAATGCTGAAAAGATCGGTGATGGATTATTTGTTAAAACCGAGAAAGACAACAGAATCACTAAAATTGGGAAACTTTTACGAGCAACAAGCTTAGATGAACTTCCGCAACTTTGGAATGTATTAATAGGAGAAATGAGTTTAGTTGGGCCACGTCCACCGGTACCTCATCATCCATATAAATATGAAGAATACAGTGAATATCAAAGTAAAAGATTTAATATGAAACCAGGTATGACAGGTTTGACACAAGTTACTGTTAGAAATTCAGTTCCTTGGGATGAACGAATACCAGTAGATGTGAAATATGTAGAGACATTTAATGTATGGCTTGATATTAAAATTCTTTTTAAAACAATACAGAAGATCTTTGTTCGAGAGAGTATATATACTCACAGTGAAAAGAATGCATCAGAGAAATCAACAACAATCTAAATGAATTGAGGGTAATGCATGGAAATAGCAATCAGGAAATTTCAAGAAAAAGATATTCCCTATAAAGTTAAGTGGATTAATGATGATGAGAATAATAAATATCTACATTATGATTTACCTCTAAGAGAAGATAAAACTTTGTTATGGTTTAAAGCCCTTCAAGGAAGGAAAGACAGAGTTGATTACACTATCACTTATGAGGGAGAATCTGCTGGATTAA contains these protein-coding regions:
- a CDS encoding S-layer homology domain-containing protein; the protein is MKKVLSLVVIIAMVLSSMSFAFASTFEDVDAENEKLVEATNLLNSLGIIKGYEDGSFKPEKTVKRAEMAKMLIVALGYGEIASDTPIFTDCQTHWAKGYIALANDLGIIEGKGNGIFDPEAPVTYEQAATMLLRALGYTNESVNGGKSDVYNGAAYRTRALNLNLFKDFSLTGMKDGANRGDIALMLNRNLSNSKVYTGDNGRFVIEKDENNNPVKLLSAIAEKVPMTVTAKNVADNKIVDLSSYLYQTIVAYVKDGSVVFVEDVTSATKSGYLTNANVADVKLYGIDDVYAIEKAEAPVFYNNAEAEYKDVKSVLAGSVVKLVLNDDEKVIGIIADEETSADFITSEYRTNSTLLGTKIYLPTKSNKVDLSKVTVTGAVNDINDIEVGDVVKAYASLNNTQVELLVVRDSIEGKVIKTNTAKDEVYVDTIGEYRDVVIGTIEIGSEGTFYFDEDGNIFQFVGKNIAVAQEYQVVTVATDATLLNGAGSTLVLFDKATIKVMNAAGEVEKYKLAKDATLNYVDADHAGTEAYDVATGVNNIAVGTIVTGLTLNDDEEVTNVTTEALVAGNKTINATKSTFVAASDLVIFNEINTADGNVYVANTLEQLQAKGDIAQTNFKYITNEIGEYSVIFVTGTTVVDAKSTFGLIASQQVVLNGDLKPVQELVVYINGEAVTYVTSTDVATQTVGKDIKSLSISDGVIVGVADSGLFVTPVSNTTTSTAISSVVGTRFQTEANSEWYFMDENAPVYIVDKDGEFVRVASLQDITALDVDVQIYHDASNIVSAIVISLK
- a CDS encoding S8 family serine peptidase, whose translation is MKKFKFISLVLSIALIFSSFSFAFAVEFPRDEVEEVSNTSYMNESITVIVELEENPLLMYKDAVTNGAKEFLETQDAKGVRDDIISAQGVVKNEILENVNSNATFKYSYTNTLNGFVANIQRKDIAKIKSIQGVKNLYIDVTYDVPEPQMSTAGGMVSAPSTWKLGLKGEGTVVAVIDTGIDYDHEYMVLSDDTSVKITNTSYADVISGLNASKLVENLQVSDVYYNRKFPYAFDYADADIDATAEGSEHGVHVAGIVAANGTVASETNDNLHTDIIFDGVAPEAQIVVMKVFPSKDSGAKTSDTLAAIEDAITLGVDAMNLSLGSTAGFTFLEGEDLVPYEYEYTFERARNAGILLSVSAGNENRIGQESYLDYVGGLQYPTPLNVDSGLVGSPGLKYHTTCIASVENVTNTLPYIYQPNIDLRLKYADISEGTGNGIEFLENFDGQTLEYVNCGIGLSSDFAGIELDGKLALIQRGEISFAEKVANATSYGAIGAIVYNNKDEDKLFNMSGTELLSIPSCFIFMQDGLSMADAEVKTISVSKSYVGQFISPMGYKMSSFTSWGCTPDLKLKPELTTPGGQIFSTLPENKYGSMSGTSMAAPNAAGGMALMQQYVKEDKDEKFAKFNSEQRADIIENLLMSTAWTLRDEYGEEYSPRRQGAGLMNVEAAVKSDVYAVNEDSGKAKVELFDKIGDNFNIEFDLVNLSDKPYSYELAGSIFSEYAANAGPCYLTLSSISYLENSIMAVDGHRINAVGATTASAITGSAIVTATPNSTTHVTVNVNLSDSDTEYLYSQFENGFFVEGFIELLSLETAPDLSIPYMGFYGDWTDAPVIDGSYYYDSSLLDFYYTNSYAYNYGYDEETGVPVGYYRLGSNGYASNNENYSCDYSWIGFSPNGDGYLDEMGWRLNLLRNAKELDVKIVNSKNKDVRTLLRDTYYNKAYFYANGGFLTTEDLPLWDGKDDRGELLPDGQYYYVISAKIDYEGADYDVKKIPVKLDTQGPSVSNVHFDLETMTVEFDAIDEGYVSYADAYDLNGKDCDEQIVSAPDKTVHFEFDITDFDKNNTVLVIGDCAGNESRILAEEVDIIVIPPTPTPTPTPNPTPTPTPTEPEEPTPSLDEEVVVEAPSSSIKTEVVEEIANIGISEDVADLIKDGKSDTLDIKIDAVEGTKGIKINIPAGVVDELSSNGMLVRLSYGELASFELDDLGTGALDIVMNNVEAIQSDSIYTPTEFNYDIEVLQDGIVIDSANNNIKIELSVKGLEDASKAGVYTVDEAGNIEYVMTYLNGDIISFYPPHFSQYSVMVYNKTFDDIKGHWAQTYIEDMASKHIVNGKTETTFAPQDTITRAEFVTMVVRALALEGEGQSEFANMTGNEWYANNMSLAKDAGLIDGENYNATGIISRVEMAEIISKAHAILNGVEVKFDGKLKFTDVESDSEYAKFIGYAVENGLINGFPGDLYRPVENTTRAQAMTVIHKLLNK
- a CDS encoding Wzz/FepE/Etk N-terminal domain-containing protein, encoding MDENLQVDKHSDEIDLKDLFVTIWKGKKVIIAFALIIAILTCLITMFIVDPVYETKLSILINMPDTIATKYGDYKLLMTTNEQYIELIKSNDVLIKTIKDMGYDDSKVSVDNLVSRISVNKDDKKPNQFYIKVAANNKEESLKLAQCLYNNYIEFMDLTIKNKCAEHFSIIFTTAKNKGIESLERTESLLEKNIELLNTIPKTINSKEAIKDIDTTTLDYVVLENAINENYTKVEANIIANQQTINSMHLNITKYCNYLNELNSIQDKLSEKDLSMEFCQVTETNIYLPSEPIAPSHKTSPSTSLNTVIGGVIGGMIGVMVVLIKKYWF
- a CDS encoding winged helix-turn-helix transcriptional regulator, which translates into the protein MIVQYKSLNSNYEYFIMNEILDNENISQRELSRKLGVSLGTANVLINKMITEGIIKMEHVSQKQVAYMLTPVGMMEKTKKTISYLKGHYRVIYETKEKVKVVLDELTLKYENVLILKVKDEMGEIIKLAVTEYKSKDKSKKIKMISENYNFESIDGQKIKDTVLLYAIENQELVDKKLKTNNITIVNLLERL
- a CDS encoding DegT/DnrJ/EryC1/StrS aminotransferase family protein, whose amino-acid sequence is MAEKIWLASPHMSDEGYEMEYVKQAFDTNWIAPLGPNVNEFEKELAAKVGIGHAAALASGSAAIHLALRAAGVGQDDIVFCQDLTFSATANPIIYQNAKPVFIDSDYKTWNMDPEALEKAFEKYPQVKAVLVVHLYGLSADMDKIVEICKKHNVALIEDAAESLGTYYKGKHTGTFGDYGIFSFNGNKIITTSGGGMLVSNNEDKISKARFWATQSRDKARHYQHSELGFNYRMSNIVAGIGRGQLKVLDQRVEKKKYIYEFYKRELGGLDGITMMPVNDWDDPNYWLSCITLNGKIRPIDVMEALEKDNIESRPIWKPMHMQPFFAEYDYVGGDVGEKLFKNGVCLPSDTKMTDEDLERICGIIKGLWVQKTYKEEVASTK
- a CDS encoding sugar transferase gives rise to the protein MRTINLFIKRIIDFLGSLIGMIIISPVLIIIAISIKLTSKGSVFFRQKRLGENGKVFKILKFRTMVVNAEKIGDGLFVKTEKDNRITKIGKLLRATSLDELPQLWNVLIGEMSLVGPRPPVPHHPYKYEEYSEYQSKRFNMKPGMTGLTQVTVRNSVPWDERIPVDVKYVETFNVWLDIKILFKTIQKIFVRESIYTHSEKNASEKSTTI